One Leptospira johnsonii genomic region harbors:
- a CDS encoding ArsR/SmtB family transcription factor gives MSKQPTHPNLDQIELNSIFEAVSDPIRRKILLDLSEKGESNCSTFLVYAPKTNLSYHMGKLRDAGMIFTRYEGTQRFSIIRKEDLEKKFPGLLDTILKSAKLESAQEEVSGSKV, from the coding sequence ATGTCTAAACAACCAACTCATCCCAATTTAGATCAGATTGAATTGAACTCCATATTCGAGGCAGTAAGCGATCCGATCCGAAGGAAGATCTTATTGGACCTTTCAGAAAAAGGAGAATCCAATTGTTCCACCTTTCTCGTGTATGCTCCTAAAACAAATCTCTCATACCATATGGGGAAATTAAGGGACGCGGGGATGATTTTCACTAGATACGAAGGAACTCAGAGATTTTCCATCATCCGCAAAGAAGACCTGGAAAAAAAATTCCCAGGCCTACTCGACACAATTTTAAAGAGCGCAAAATTAGAAAGCGCGCAGGAAGAAGTTTCCGGAAGCAAAGTTTAA
- a CDS encoding beta-class carbonic anhydrase — MSNSTVLQKETSKVHQEVIEANQKYVSEFGKKGELALPPARSFTILTCMDARLDPAKYAGLSEGDAHVIRNAGGRASDDAIRSLIISHKLLGTKEFFVIHHSDCGMALFTDQIIRNLLEKSLKTATVDSSGWKNKEESGGSDEAKFISFLTFESLEKSVVDDVRRIRNHPLIPKDIPVYGYFYDVKTGKLVEVEEATRIGRAS; from the coding sequence ATGTCAAACTCAACTGTATTGCAAAAAGAAACCAGCAAAGTGCACCAAGAAGTCATTGAGGCGAACCAGAAATACGTTTCCGAGTTCGGTAAAAAGGGAGAATTGGCGCTTCCCCCTGCCAGAAGTTTTACGATCCTAACCTGCATGGATGCTCGTTTGGATCCTGCTAAGTATGCAGGCCTTTCGGAAGGAGACGCTCATGTTATTCGAAACGCGGGAGGAAGAGCGAGTGACGATGCGATCCGATCTCTTATCATCTCCCATAAACTTTTGGGCACAAAGGAATTTTTCGTGATCCATCATTCCGATTGCGGGATGGCATTATTCACAGACCAGATCATCCGTAACCTTTTGGAAAAAAGCCTTAAGACCGCAACTGTGGATTCCAGCGGATGGAAGAACAAAGAAGAATCAGGTGGATCCGATGAAGCAAAGTTTATCTCTTTTCTAACATTCGAAAGTCTGGAAAAAAGTGTGGTAGATGATGTGAGAAGGATCAGAAACCATCCTTTGATCCCTAAGGACATTCCTGTTTACGGATATTTTTACGATGTAAAAACGGGAAAACTTGTAGAAGTGGAAGAAGCAACCAGAATCGGAAGAGCTTCTTGA
- a CDS encoding cytochrome-c peroxidase, translating to MFSKIDFKFLRYIFLIFVFYCIGCDSQKKKEANLAEFTYIPSGILGLPDLPVPKNNPQSSDKVSLGAKLYSDKRFSADGTVSCATCHKPEQAFVDRLKVSKGIKNLTGTRNAPTVLNAAYYKTQFWDGRRSDLEGQSKDPLLNPVEHGLSSHDDLIKIVKSDPDYTSKFKTVFGIDPNAIQIDHVALAIASFERTIISGNSPFDRYRFGKEEKALSESAIRGLNLYMGKARCQDCHTIGETYAIFTDDKFHNLGVGFKRIQPKLEEILQKKAEAKNSPTSDQEILTNLESSELGRFAVTGVSEDLGTFKTPGLRNIALTSPYMHDGSLTSLEQVIDLYDRGGEANPFLSSGIRPLGLSGQEKADLVSFLKSLTSPVLPSMPK from the coding sequence ATGTTTTCAAAAATCGATTTTAAGTTTTTACGATATATATTTCTTATATTCGTTTTTTATTGTATAGGTTGCGACTCGCAAAAGAAGAAGGAGGCAAATTTAGCAGAATTTACCTATATTCCGAGCGGAATTTTAGGATTACCGGACTTACCTGTCCCCAAAAACAATCCTCAATCCAGTGACAAGGTGTCGTTAGGCGCTAAATTATATTCTGATAAAAGATTTAGTGCCGATGGAACTGTTTCTTGCGCCACCTGTCATAAACCTGAACAAGCATTTGTAGACAGGCTTAAAGTCTCTAAGGGGATCAAAAATCTTACAGGAACGAGGAACGCTCCTACAGTATTAAATGCAGCTTATTATAAAACACAGTTTTGGGATGGAAGAAGGAGCGATCTAGAGGGACAGTCTAAAGATCCTCTCTTAAATCCGGTAGAGCATGGCTTATCTAGTCATGATGATTTGATAAAAATTGTAAAATCGGATCCGGATTACACTTCTAAGTTCAAGACAGTGTTCGGGATCGATCCAAATGCTATCCAGATAGATCATGTTGCCTTAGCGATTGCATCTTTTGAAAGAACCATTATTTCAGGAAATTCTCCTTTCGATCGTTATAGATTCGGAAAGGAAGAGAAGGCATTATCTGAGTCCGCGATCCGTGGTTTGAATTTGTATATGGGCAAGGCTAGATGCCAAGATTGCCATACGATAGGCGAAACATACGCAATTTTTACGGACGATAAATTCCATAATTTGGGAGTGGGTTTCAAAAGGATACAGCCTAAGCTAGAGGAGATCCTTCAGAAAAAAGCGGAGGCCAAAAACAGTCCGACTTCCGACCAGGAAATACTAACGAATCTTGAATCTTCCGAGTTGGGTAGATTTGCTGTGACAGGAGTTAGTGAGGATCTGGGAACGTTTAAGACTCCCGGTCTTAGGAATATCGCATTAACTTCTCCTTATATGCATGATGGAAGTTTGACAAGCCTAGAGCAGGTAATCGACCTGTATGATAGAGGCGGAGAGGCAAATCCTTTTTTAAGCAGCGGTATCCGTCCCTTGGGACTGAGCGGGCAAGAGAAAGCAGATCTTGTGTCTTTTTTGAAATCCTTAACAAGTCCGGTTTTGCCTAGCATGCCAAAATAG
- a CDS encoding metallophosphoesterase family protein produces the protein MRRTGGLLAASIVPMSLVEIACRGRGKGSHEKFTFAFISDPHLTHIKGANFVRNFDSGLNKAIETVNLMFPRPDFVVFGGDLAQLGKREELEHGMELLSKLKVPVKFVIGEHDYYLDMGNYWQDKISKLNYSFDHKGVHFVVLNSILTYDTWIKRWKTPEERMNEMARLDNPNGSPFMVGDDQIAWLKKDLENVMSGTPLVVLSHSPLYKIYKPWNFWTDDAEKIQSVLSRFDNVTVFHGHVHQVLYNQIKNISFYALMSTAWPWPYPESYTQSPNYIPKMTVFMNRQDPFHERDGTGWAFVNMDNAREEMHYKLWENKDRIVKYDDSAGHPVDSTYQKPESRILPQTHY, from the coding sequence TTGCGCAGAACTGGGGGGTTACTCGCTGCGAGTATTGTTCCGATGAGTTTGGTTGAGATTGCCTGCAGAGGAAGAGGGAAAGGTTCTCATGAAAAATTTACCTTTGCGTTCATATCCGATCCTCACCTAACGCATATTAAAGGAGCAAATTTCGTTCGGAATTTTGATAGCGGTTTGAATAAAGCAATCGAAACGGTGAACCTAATGTTCCCAAGGCCTGACTTTGTGGTATTCGGAGGAGATCTTGCACAGTTAGGAAAAAGAGAAGAATTGGAGCATGGTATGGAGCTTCTCTCCAAACTAAAAGTTCCGGTCAAGTTCGTGATCGGAGAACATGATTATTATTTGGATATGGGAAATTATTGGCAGGATAAGATAAGCAAGCTGAATTATTCCTTCGATCATAAGGGGGTTCATTTCGTTGTCCTGAACAGTATCTTAACTTATGATACTTGGATCAAACGTTGGAAAACTCCTGAAGAACGAATGAATGAGATGGCTCGTTTGGATAATCCAAACGGTTCTCCTTTTATGGTGGGTGATGATCAGATCGCTTGGTTGAAAAAGGATCTGGAGAATGTAATGAGCGGAACTCCATTAGTGGTCCTTTCTCATTCTCCATTATATAAAATTTATAAACCCTGGAATTTCTGGACGGACGATGCTGAAAAGATCCAATCCGTTCTGAGTAGGTTTGATAATGTGACCGTTTTTCACGGACATGTTCATCAAGTCTTATACAATCAGATCAAGAATATTAGCTTCTATGCATTGATGTCTACTGCTTGGCCTTGGCCATATCCGGAGAGCTATACCCAGTCGCCGAATTATATTCCTAAGATGACTGTTTTTATGAATCGTCAGGATCCATTCCATGAGAGAGACGGAACGGGTTGGGCATTCGTGAACATGGACAATGCAAGAGAGGAAATGCATTATAAACTTTGGGAGAATAAGGATCGGATCGTAAAATACGACGATTCAGCAGGACATCCGGTGGATTCTACTTACCAAAAACCGGAATCTAGAATTCTTCCTCAAACTCATTATTAG
- a CDS encoding c-type cytochrome: protein MDYPHIFRDRSKYKIIFGIFASVSFLIFGTVSLVFGDDWEKSNEDKWNAAFMETVAQGEKLFHGPQLGGNTVQCAMCHPNATNTHPETYPKFQKQIGKVSTLREMINWCIQNPLQGKPLAYDDPKMIALEAYIMYERRNSVLVPGKH, encoded by the coding sequence ATGGACTATCCGCATATTTTTAGAGATAGATCTAAATACAAAATTATATTCGGGATCTTCGCATCCGTTTCCTTTCTGATTTTCGGGACCGTTTCCCTTGTCTTCGGGGACGATTGGGAGAAATCAAACGAAGACAAATGGAATGCAGCATTTATGGAGACAGTTGCACAAGGGGAAAAGCTGTTTCATGGGCCTCAATTAGGCGGTAATACTGTCCAATGTGCCATGTGTCATCCTAATGCCACCAATACACATCCGGAAACTTATCCTAAATTTCAGAAACAGATCGGTAAGGTTTCCACATTGAGGGAGATGATCAACTGGTGTATCCAAAATCCTTTACAAGGAAAACCTCTGGCTTATGACGATCCTAAAATGATCGCATTGGAAGCGTATATCATGTATGAGAGAAGGAACTCCGTCTTGGTTCCTGGAAAACATTAG
- a CDS encoding methionine ABC transporter permease: MNFSKWIELFPELINAFGQTFLMLGISLSCALVFGIPLGFLIYLTDKKIFIPNRFFHTVLGVLANLIRSIPFVILLVALIPLTQSLVGTTIGPLAASVPLSVAAIPFLARLVETSLREIPEGVLEAAVSTGAKLHLIIREVLIPEALPGILSAITVTTISLLGYSAMAGIVGGGGIGDLAIRFGYYRYEDDIMFATVFVLIALVQTFQWIGDKTRKKSDKRISH; encoded by the coding sequence ATGAATTTTTCCAAATGGATAGAATTATTTCCGGAACTAATCAATGCATTCGGACAAACATTCTTGATGCTCGGGATCTCCTTATCGTGTGCCTTAGTATTCGGAATTCCTCTAGGATTTTTGATCTATCTCACCGACAAAAAAATATTTATTCCAAATAGATTCTTTCATACAGTACTGGGGGTATTGGCAAACCTCATCCGCTCCATTCCATTCGTGATCTTACTTGTGGCTCTCATACCACTCACTCAATCCTTGGTAGGAACTACAATCGGTCCACTCGCAGCCTCAGTCCCTCTTTCCGTGGCTGCCATTCCATTCTTAGCCAGGTTAGTCGAAACATCTTTGAGAGAGATCCCGGAGGGAGTTTTAGAAGCGGCAGTTTCCACAGGAGCAAAACTCCATCTGATCATTAGAGAAGTTCTGATACCGGAAGCATTGCCTGGGATTTTGTCCGCAATTACCGTTACCACCATCAGTTTATTAGGATATTCTGCAATGGCCGGCATCGTAGGAGGAGGAGGAATCGGAGATCTTGCCATCCGATTCGGATATTATAGATACGAGGACGATATCATGTTTGCGACGGTTTTTGTTCTAATCGCATTAGTCCAAACGTTCCAATGGATTGGAGATAAGACCCGTAAGAAAAGCGATAAACGGATCTCACATTAG
- a CDS encoding methionine ABC transporter ATP-binding protein: MVRKTEVKENSLTILEFRNVFKTFPKSTHPSIEDISLKIDKGEIFGIIGTTGAGKSTLLRFANLLETPDSGQVFFQSEDISHLKGEELRHHRSKVGMVFQQSHLVLNSKVFDNIALPLKASGWKREEIRSRVIELLSLIGLEDKIDSYPNQLSGGQKQRVGIARAIANHPTLLLCDEPTSALDPETTRSILGLLRDIHKKFSITILIVTHEMNVVREICNSVAVLEKGKLIETGSVYSLFADPSQEITKKLTGHAFTNSIPEETLARTEGRILRVVLKNEIATEPVFGKVIRATNQIPNIIHSKIEYISGKPIGVFYLETDPSDESTDTIRSAFVRYGATVEEIFR, from the coding sequence ATGGTTCGGAAAACGGAAGTAAAAGAGAACTCGCTAACTATATTAGAATTTCGGAACGTTTTTAAAACGTTTCCGAAATCTACACACCCTTCTATAGAGGACATCTCTTTAAAGATAGATAAGGGAGAAATTTTCGGCATTATTGGGACTACCGGCGCCGGAAAAAGCACCTTACTTAGATTCGCAAATTTACTAGAAACACCTGATTCTGGTCAGGTATTCTTCCAATCCGAAGACATCTCCCATTTAAAAGGAGAAGAACTCAGACATCATAGATCAAAGGTTGGGATGGTATTCCAACAATCTCATCTGGTATTAAACAGTAAGGTTTTCGATAATATAGCTCTTCCCTTAAAAGCCTCAGGTTGGAAAAGAGAAGAGATCCGTTCCAGAGTGATCGAACTCCTTTCCTTGATCGGACTCGAAGATAAAATAGATTCTTACCCGAATCAGCTTAGCGGAGGGCAAAAACAACGGGTGGGAATTGCAAGAGCGATCGCAAATCACCCTACCCTGCTTTTATGCGACGAGCCTACTTCAGCTTTGGATCCGGAAACCACTCGTTCCATTTTAGGACTTTTAAGAGATATTCATAAAAAATTTTCGATCACAATACTCATCGTAACTCACGAAATGAATGTGGTCCGAGAAATTTGTAATTCTGTTGCAGTATTAGAAAAAGGTAAATTGATCGAAACGGGTTCTGTATATTCCCTATTTGCAGATCCTTCTCAGGAAATCACTAAAAAGCTTACGGGCCACGCTTTTACCAATTCTATTCCGGAAGAAACCTTGGCGAGAACGGAAGGAAGAATCTTAAGAGTGGTCCTGAAAAATGAGATCGCTACTGAGCCGGTATTTGGAAAAGTCATCCGCGCTACAAACCAGATTCCGAATATCATTCACAGTAAAATTGAATATATTTCGGGTAAACCGATCGGAGTTTTTTATCTAGAAACGGATCCTTCTGACGAAAGTACTGACACAATCAGATCAGCATTCGTTCGATACGGAGCCACTGTGGAGGAAATTTTCAGATGA
- a CDS encoding MetQ/NlpA family ABC transporter substrate-binding protein, producing MNRKLFIILLALLPFLAACGKKEAPNLPGDRKNLKIGICPGPYGDLLKKGVFPDLEKKGYKIEIVQFSDYIQPNLALASGDIDANLFQHLPYLKKFTADKNLKLSPIINIPTAPMSVFAGKTKNPKDIKEKASIALPNDPTNLLRALKLFQELGFIKVNPDALPTKASLSDITENKKQIQFLPLEAAQLPRSLESTDFSAINGNFAIASGLDLTKAVILEKLAEEHKNIIVVRDEEKDSIFAKDIVEAVQSENFETVVDKDFKGFQKPEWFGKRK from the coding sequence ATGAATAGAAAGTTATTTATTATATTACTGGCCCTTCTTCCTTTTTTAGCTGCTTGCGGAAAGAAAGAAGCTCCCAATCTCCCCGGAGATAGAAAGAATCTGAAGATAGGGATTTGCCCCGGGCCTTACGGGGACCTTCTGAAAAAAGGTGTCTTTCCGGATCTTGAGAAGAAGGGATACAAGATAGAGATCGTTCAGTTCAGCGATTATATTCAACCAAATCTTGCATTAGCTTCCGGTGATATAGATGCGAATTTATTCCAACATCTTCCTTATCTAAAAAAATTTACCGCGGATAAGAATCTAAAGCTAAGCCCGATCATCAATATTCCTACTGCTCCTATGTCTGTGTTTGCAGGAAAGACTAAAAATCCTAAGGACATAAAAGAGAAGGCTTCCATTGCTTTACCTAACGATCCTACTAACTTGCTAAGAGCTTTAAAACTTTTCCAAGAATTAGGTTTTATTAAAGTAAATCCGGACGCGCTTCCTACTAAGGCTTCCTTAAGCGATATTACCGAAAATAAAAAGCAAATCCAATTCTTACCTTTAGAGGCGGCTCAACTTCCTAGATCTTTGGAAAGTACTGACTTTTCAGCGATCAACGGGAATTTCGCGATCGCATCAGGATTGGATCTGACAAAAGCGGTGATCTTGGAAAAACTGGCAGAAGAGCATAAAAATATCATCGTTGTCCGTGACGAAGAGAAAGATAGCATATTCGCTAAAGACATAGTCGAGGCGGTGCAGTCTGAAAACTTCGAAACAGTCGTAGACAAAGACTTTAAAGGATTCCAAAAACCTGAATGGTTCGGAAAACGGAAGTAA